Proteins from a genomic interval of Rosa chinensis cultivar Old Blush chromosome 2, RchiOBHm-V2, whole genome shotgun sequence:
- the LOC112183576 gene encoding uncharacterized mitochondrial protein AtMg00810-like — protein sequence MQAKFTALLVYVDDVILAGNSLHDIEETKQFLSNQFKLKDMGQLRYLLGIEVARSKQGIVLCQRKYALEVVENAGFLGAKPSRFPVEHNLTLTQGDGALLQHASQYRRLVGRLIYLTITRPDLVYVVHILSQFMDKPRQPHLDVAYKVLRYIKQTPGQGILLPSTGSLELKAFCDADWARCKDTRRSTTGYCIFLGNAPISWKTKKQGIVSRSSAEAEYRSMATTCCEITWLRSLLKDLNVGLTHAFKLFCDNQVAIHIASNPVFHERTKHIEIDCHVVREKVQRGLVKTVHVRTKEQPADLFTKPLSSKQFTTLLDKLGVINIHSNLRGPGVLRKETVCD from the coding sequence ATGCAAGCAAAGTTCACTGCATTAttagtttatgtcgatgatgtTATATTGGCGGGAAATAGCTTGCATGACATTGAAGAAACTAAGCAGTTTCTATCGAATCAGTTTAAGCTGAAGGACATGGGGCAGCTGCGATATCTTCTCGGAATAGAGGTGGCAAGGTCCAAGCAAGGGATTGTTTTATGCCAAAGAAAGTATGCACTCGAAGTAGTGGAAAATGCAGGCTTTCTTGGTGCTAAGCCATCTCGGTTTCCAGTTGAACATAACTTGACATTGACGCAAGGAGATGGAGCTTTGTTGCAACATGCTTCTCAATATCGAAGATTGGTTGGCAGGCTCATATACTTGACAATCACAAGGCCAGACCTAGTCTATGTTGTACACATTCTGAGCCAGTTTATGGATAAACCAAGACAACCTCACTTGGATGTAGCATACAAGGTTTTGAGATATATAAAGCAGACACCGGGACAAGGAATTCTCTTGCCTTCTACAGGATCATTGGAACTTAAAGCATTTTGTGATGCGGATTGGGCACGATGTAAAGACACAAGGAGGTCTACAACTGGTTATTGCATTTTTCTTGGTAATGCGCCCATATCTTGGAAGACAAAGAAACAAGGAATTGTGTCACGTTCAAGTGCGGAGGCAGAGTACAGGTCCATGGCCACGACATGCTGTGAGATAACGTGGCTGCGAAGCCTATTGAAGGATTTGAATGTTGGACTTACACATGCATTCAAACTATTTTGCGATAATCAAGTTGCAATCCACATAGCATCCAACCCTGTGTTTCATGAACGCACAAAACACATAGAGATAGACTGCCATGTGGTGCGTGAGAAGGTACAGAGAGGACTAGTCAAGACTGTACATGTTCGAACAAAGGAACAACCAGCAGACTTGTTCACCAAGCCTTTGAGTTCGAAACAATTCACTACACTGTTGGACAAGTTGGGTGTAATCAATATacactccaacttgagggggccGGGAGTATTAAGGAAAGAGACTGTGTGTGATTAG